In Argopecten irradians isolate NY chromosome 11, Ai_NY, whole genome shotgun sequence, one DNA window encodes the following:
- the LOC138334444 gene encoding uncharacterized protein: MADNMFRLVLSYIALENFLDDDDLLYSTDDFRFHFQISNQISPHLVNNHPGGIVQTDPRKQLLVLLCYLANQESMREVGHYFGLSMATVHSTIVIKWPDFVEQQAIAREFQLQHNIPDALGAVDGTHIRLASCPSGENDYINRKSFPSMQLQFKNII; this comes from the exons ATGGCGGACAATATGTTTAGGCTAGTGTTGTCGTACATCGCCCTGGAGAATTTCTTAGATGATGACGATCTCCT GTATTCGACCGATGATTTCcgatttcattttcaaataagCAACCAGATTTCCCCACACCTCGTAAATAACCACCCGGGTGGAATTGTACAGACGGACCCAAGAAAACAACTTCTGGTGTTGCTTTGTTATCTCGCCAATCAGGAGTCGATGAGGGAAGTAGGACACTATTTTGGATTGTCGATGGCAACTGTCCACTCGACTATA GTAATCAAATGGCCAGACTTTGTAGAACAGCAGGCAATTGCAAGGGAATTCCAACTGCAGCATAATATCCCAGATGCTCTTGGTGCTGTTGATGGAACTCACATTCGACTTGCATCTTGTCCATCAGGGGAAAATGATTACATCAACAGGAAATCATTCCCATCTATGCAATTACAG TTTAAGAATATTATTTGA